From the genome of Paenibacillus sp. JQZ6Y-1, one region includes:
- the ssb gene encoding single-stranded DNA-binding protein: MLNRVILIGRLTKDPELRYTPAGVAVTQFTLAVDRPFTSQGGEREADFIPVVTWRQLAETCANYLRKGRLTAVEGRIQVRNYENNEGKRVYVTEVIADNVRFLESNRDGGNSNSGGNREEAPYGGGNNSNRSSNGNSYSRDNQDPFSDDGKPIDISDDDLPF, encoded by the coding sequence TTGTTGAACCGTGTCATTTTGATCGGACGGTTGACCAAAGACCCGGAACTTCGCTACACACCTGCGGGTGTGGCTGTGACGCAGTTTACGCTGGCAGTGGATCGTCCTTTTACGAGCCAGGGTGGAGAGCGCGAAGCGGACTTTATTCCGGTCGTAACCTGGAGACAACTGGCAGAAACCTGCGCCAACTACTTGCGGAAAGGCCGCTTAACAGCGGTTGAAGGACGCATTCAAGTACGGAATTATGAGAATAACGAAGGTAAACGTGTCTACGTGACTGAAGTTATTGCTGATAATGTTCGTTTCCTGGAGTCCAACCGTGATGGCGGAAACAGCAATAGTGGAGGCAATCGTGAGGAAGCACCTTACGGCGGCGGTAACAATAGTAACCGCAGCAGCAATGGAAATAGCTACTCTCGTGACAATCAAGATCCATTTTCCGATGACGGTAAACCGATAGATATTTCCGATGATGATTTACCATTTTAA
- a CDS encoding DUF4446 family protein, with protein sequence MAELNSLVTEQLFLILGVIAALVLLLLIIVMVQGAKLRKMRKRYEMMMAGSGVEDLESLLLDLKLQMDAIEDGEKQKSTRFQQIEDKLHKVQAYTGIKRYNAFSEHGSDLSFSVALLNDNMDGLVLTGLHNRDSSYVYAKPITNGQSTYNLSPEELEAISLARTSAKG encoded by the coding sequence ATGGCGGAATTAAACAGTCTGGTTACAGAGCAATTATTTTTGATACTGGGAGTAATCGCTGCACTGGTACTCCTGCTGCTGATTATTGTAATGGTACAGGGCGCCAAACTGCGTAAAATGCGCAAACGTTATGAGATGATGATGGCAGGAAGCGGTGTCGAGGATCTGGAATCATTACTGCTGGATCTGAAGCTGCAAATGGATGCGATTGAAGATGGGGAAAAGCAAAAGAGTACCCGTTTTCAACAGATCGAGGACAAGCTGCACAAAGTGCAGGCATATACCGGCATCAAGCGCTACAATGCCTTTTCCGAGCACGGTAGCGATCTGAGCTTCTCGGTCGCGCTGCTGAATGACAATATGGATGGTCTGGTACTGACTGGCTTACACAACCGTGATAGCTCCTACGTGTACGCCAAGCCGATTACGAATGGTCAATCTACTTATAATCTGTCGCCGGAAGAACTGGAAGCTATCAGCCTAGCGCGCACATCGGCTAAAGGATGA
- a CDS encoding DUF2232 domain-containing protein, protein MKLRWTSVAWSVAYLLLLLSLITSVRVIGMLFLIVPVVVLYSTLTLRQFIMHLIPVWLIALIIAGQAGLFLPILGVFFMIPGIVMGRMYKKYQPALKVIFAGGLTTLLELLVLLLIATAGFHFSLGQYVRDVIQISVAPLQAMADVNPNLSDVLTPEYIIGLSNYTLTLVPSALIIASFTMAIITHAVARPLLESMNYSVPRLKPARDWRLPRSLIWYYLIAVFLEFIARSNMTGVLAAIVLNFMPLVHLAFTIQTIGFVYFWASQRKWGSFLPFILAIVVVLIPPLRIIGIIDLAFPLREYITRTKR, encoded by the coding sequence TTGAAACTGCGCTGGACATCCGTAGCATGGAGCGTTGCTTATCTGCTTCTGCTGCTATCCCTAATAACATCTGTAAGAGTCATCGGTATGCTATTTCTAATCGTGCCCGTCGTTGTGCTGTATTCAACTTTGACCCTGCGCCAATTTATCATGCATCTGATTCCCGTATGGTTAATCGCGTTGATTATTGCCGGACAGGCAGGGCTATTCCTGCCGATTCTAGGAGTATTCTTTATGATCCCGGGAATCGTTATGGGCAGGATGTATAAAAAGTACCAGCCTGCGCTTAAAGTGATATTTGCCGGTGGTCTGACAACATTGCTGGAATTGCTCGTGCTGCTGTTGATTGCGACAGCTGGGTTCCATTTCAGCCTTGGACAGTACGTGCGGGATGTGATTCAGATTTCCGTTGCGCCCCTTCAGGCGATGGCGGATGTGAATCCCAATCTGAGCGATGTGCTGACACCGGAGTACATTATCGGGCTAAGCAATTACACGCTTACGCTAGTTCCCAGTGCGCTGATTATCGCGTCCTTTACGATGGCGATCATTACGCATGCGGTGGCACGTCCACTGCTGGAAAGTATGAACTATTCTGTGCCGCGACTGAAGCCGGCACGCGATTGGAGATTGCCACGGTCGCTGATCTGGTATTATCTGATCGCGGTATTTCTGGAGTTTATCGCACGCTCGAATATGACCGGTGTGCTGGCGGCGATTGTGCTGAACTTTATGCCGCTTGTGCATCTCGCCTTTACCATCCAGACGATCGGATTTGTGTATTTCTGGGCCAGTCAACGGAAATGGGGCTCGTTCCTGCCGTTTATTCTGGCGATCGTCGTCGTGCTGATTCCGCCACTGCGGATTATCGGGATTATTGATCTGGCTTTCCCGCTCCGCGAGTATATTACGAGAACGAAACGGTAA
- a CDS encoding aminotransferase class V-fold PLP-dependent enzyme — MQQQNNHAVIYLDHAATSWPKPPAVYEAVKHALEHDSANPGRGSHAMAVRASRVLFQCRRQLASLLDVRNPVDIAFTGNTTLALNMAIFGYVLPGDHVISTMTEHNSVWRPLEHLKRTAGIQVSYIAVDEQGRLDLAEVERAFTSKTRLLVCNHSSNLLGSILPVDELSQLAHRHGAAILLDLAQSAGHIPVHLQQWEIDLAAFPGHKGLLGPQGTGGLYISPKLELSPWIYGGTGSQSEEPDQPSVRPDRYEAGTPNTPGIAGLAAGVWHVLEQTVEHIAEQEQQLTMQLLDGLQHIDGVQVLGPALGQPRTGIVSFTMQQQDAAQIAFRLDREFGIAVRAGMHCTPLAHRAVGTIETGAVRTSVGYGSTPEHVERLLEAIRHIGKSNENHA, encoded by the coding sequence ATGCAGCAGCAGAATAATCACGCTGTCATTTATCTGGATCATGCGGCTACTTCGTGGCCAAAGCCGCCAGCTGTATATGAGGCGGTAAAGCACGCATTGGAGCATGATTCAGCCAATCCGGGCAGAGGGAGCCATGCGATGGCAGTGCGCGCCAGTCGGGTTCTATTTCAATGTCGTCGTCAGCTAGCGTCACTGCTGGATGTGCGCAATCCGGTCGATATAGCTTTTACAGGCAATACGACATTGGCACTTAATATGGCGATCTTTGGTTATGTATTGCCGGGGGATCATGTCATTTCTACGATGACAGAGCATAATTCGGTTTGGCGACCGTTGGAGCATTTGAAACGAACAGCTGGTATACAGGTAAGCTATATTGCGGTGGATGAGCAAGGGCGTTTGGATTTGGCAGAAGTGGAGCGTGCCTTTACGTCAAAGACACGTCTGCTTGTGTGCAATCATAGCTCCAATTTGCTTGGCAGTATTTTGCCTGTGGATGAGCTATCACAGCTTGCACATCGTCATGGAGCTGCCATTCTGCTTGATCTGGCGCAAAGTGCAGGGCATATTCCGGTTCATTTGCAGCAGTGGGAGATTGATTTGGCTGCTTTTCCCGGTCATAAAGGATTGCTTGGACCGCAAGGAACAGGCGGGCTGTATATATCGCCCAAGCTGGAGCTGTCGCCGTGGATCTATGGCGGCACGGGAAGTCAGTCAGAGGAGCCAGATCAGCCATCTGTACGCCCAGATCGGTATGAAGCAGGGACGCCGAATACGCCTGGCATCGCAGGGCTAGCAGCCGGAGTATGGCATGTGCTAGAACAGACGGTAGAGCATATTGCAGAGCAGGAGCAGCAGCTGACAATGCAATTGCTGGATGGATTACAGCATATTGATGGTGTGCAGGTACTCGGTCCAGCGTTGGGTCAGCCGCGTACTGGTATCGTCTCGTTTACGATGCAGCAGCAGGATGCGGCACAGATTGCTTTTCGACTGGATCGTGAGTTTGGGATTGCGGTACGTGCGGGCATGCATTGTACGCCACTGGCCCATCGTGCAGTAGGTACGATAGAAACGGGTGCGGTGCGGACCAGCGTAGGATATGGATCGACGCCAGAGCATGTCGAACGTTTACTGGAAGCTATTCGGCATATCGGCAAATCGAACGAAAATCATGCGTAG
- a CDS encoding copper amine oxidase N-terminal domain-containing protein — protein MKIQKLIVPVLSLSLLLPTTGAFAATTTTATPTVSTKAADLRAGLDYLLSEHFALAVVAMTKAYEGAPDAKQAYDALDQNALDMQPAIEAIYGKAGAAEFERIFRAHNKYTDNLVKATKMNNKAAIKKAEAQVQGFVDEFSKFLATATAGKLPQKAAADALRLHEDQVQDVFEKYVAGDYTGAYKEYREGFDTMFTVSKALSGAIVAQYPSKFNNGTVDTPAADLRSALNRLAAEHFALSVLQMQKQYNGEKDSSALVNAEAANTAAFKKAITSIYGAAGGQQFETIWVTNHIKAQSDYVTALKKGDKEALQAVKDRITMFTKDFATFLGTATANNLPASAAEKALVTHETQVQNVINQYANKQYAAAYKADREGFKTMFGIGEALGGAIVKQYPDKFKAAAPMPAKTPAKTPATTPANAAMTTVWMKLNSKELKINNKTTMMDTEPVVRNNTTYIPLRYLAEGIGAKVAWNKAAGQVTVMAGKDTMKFWVGKNTVDVNGKTQTLEATSMVNGDGRTLVPLRSITELLGWDVKWNESTGAITLTKAK, from the coding sequence ATGAAAATTCAAAAACTGATTGTACCTGTATTAAGTCTTTCCCTGCTTCTGCCTACAACCGGAGCTTTTGCCGCAACAACGACAACAGCAACACCAACGGTAAGCACGAAAGCTGCTGATCTGCGTGCAGGACTGGATTACCTGCTGTCCGAACACTTTGCACTGGCTGTTGTAGCGATGACAAAAGCCTACGAAGGTGCACCGGATGCGAAACAAGCCTACGATGCGCTGGATCAAAATGCGCTGGACATGCAGCCTGCGATTGAAGCCATTTATGGCAAAGCGGGTGCAGCGGAATTTGAACGTATCTTCCGTGCCCATAACAAATATACCGACAATCTGGTCAAAGCGACCAAAATGAACAATAAAGCGGCGATCAAAAAAGCCGAAGCACAAGTACAAGGCTTTGTAGACGAGTTCTCCAAATTCTTGGCGACTGCAACAGCTGGCAAACTGCCACAAAAAGCTGCTGCTGATGCACTGAGACTGCATGAGGATCAAGTACAAGATGTATTCGAAAAATATGTAGCTGGTGATTACACTGGTGCATACAAAGAGTACCGTGAAGGCTTTGACACAATGTTTACAGTAAGTAAAGCGCTCTCCGGCGCGATTGTGGCTCAATATCCTTCCAAATTCAACAACGGCACAGTAGATACGCCTGCGGCTGATCTGCGTTCCGCACTGAACCGTCTGGCAGCTGAGCACTTCGCACTGTCCGTTCTGCAAATGCAAAAGCAGTATAACGGCGAAAAAGACTCTTCTGCGCTGGTAAATGCTGAAGCAGCTAACACTGCTGCATTCAAAAAAGCAATCACATCAATCTACGGTGCTGCGGGTGGTCAACAATTCGAAACGATCTGGGTAACAAACCACATCAAAGCACAAAGCGACTATGTGACTGCACTGAAAAAAGGTGACAAAGAAGCACTGCAAGCCGTGAAGGATCGCATCACCATGTTCACGAAGGATTTTGCAACATTCTTGGGAACAGCAACAGCGAACAATCTGCCAGCATCTGCTGCTGAAAAAGCGCTGGTTACTCATGAAACACAAGTACAAAACGTCATCAACCAATATGCGAATAAACAATATGCTGCGGCATACAAAGCAGATCGTGAAGGCTTCAAAACAATGTTCGGTATCGGTGAAGCACTGGGCGGCGCGATTGTGAAGCAGTACCCTGATAAATTCAAAGCTGCTGCTCCAATGCCTGCAAAAACACCTGCGAAAACACCAGCTACTACTCCAGCAAACGCTGCAATGACTACGGTTTGGATGAAGCTGAACAGCAAAGAGCTGAAAATTAACAACAAAACAACAATGATGGATACAGAACCAGTAGTACGCAACAACACAACGTACATTCCACTGCGTTATCTGGCTGAAGGCATCGGCGCGAAAGTAGCTTGGAATAAAGCTGCTGGTCAAGTAACTGTAATGGCTGGTAAAGACACTATGAAATTCTGGGTTGGAAAAAACACCGTTGATGTAAACGGCAAAACACAAACACTGGAAGCAACTTCTATGGTGAACGGCGATGGCAGAACACTGGTGCCACTGCGTTCGATCACGGAGCTGCTGGGCTGGGATGTAAAATGGAACGAGTCCACTGGTGCAATCACGCTGACAAAAGCGAAATAA
- a CDS encoding LCP family protein: MTKKQKIWSGIAAAVVVLTASLFIWWKPISLAMFDWFVADRIETQLQQTYQPIRQTGGEQQATEPEVVMTEPFSMLLVGSDQRENEKARSDTLMYAVVRPLDNKVLLISIPRDTYTEIIGRDRMDKINHAYAFGGIEMTMNTVEHFLDEKLTFYASVNFQGLVNAVDALGGVQLPIEEDIVNRDPNHEQFTIKANKPIYSGQEALYYVRYREDSDFRRTKRQQIFLQQIASQAFQLKQIDKVPELLTIMGDNFKTDMRPDQLTGLVSQLLRTGEPEVKAFTIAGDGEYIDGVYYEVPDESEVEEAKQLIDDWMSKDGPDAAEQPPSGNAADGDTETTIQQSEVR; the protein is encoded by the coding sequence ATGACAAAGAAGCAAAAGATTTGGTCTGGCATTGCAGCTGCCGTCGTGGTTTTGACGGCAAGCCTATTTATATGGTGGAAGCCAATTTCATTGGCAATGTTCGACTGGTTTGTTGCGGATCGAATTGAAACCCAGCTCCAGCAGACGTATCAGCCGATTCGTCAAACGGGCGGTGAACAGCAGGCAACGGAGCCAGAGGTTGTGATGACTGAGCCATTCTCGATGCTGCTGGTCGGCAGTGATCAGCGGGAGAATGAGAAGGCGCGCTCGGATACTCTGATGTACGCGGTCGTTCGTCCGCTGGATAACAAGGTACTGCTCATTTCCATTCCGCGTGATACGTATACCGAGATTATTGGGCGCGACCGGATGGACAAAATCAATCATGCCTACGCATTTGGCGGCATCGAGATGACGATGAATACGGTGGAGCATTTTTTGGATGAAAAGCTTACTTTCTACGCTTCGGTCAATTTTCAGGGATTGGTCAATGCGGTGGATGCACTGGGCGGTGTTCAATTGCCGATTGAAGAGGATATTGTGAACCGCGATCCGAATCATGAGCAATTTACGATTAAGGCAAACAAGCCGATCTATTCCGGTCAAGAGGCACTGTATTATGTGCGCTACCGCGAGGATAGCGATTTCCGTCGGACGAAGCGTCAGCAGATCTTTTTGCAGCAGATTGCTAGTCAGGCATTTCAATTGAAGCAGATTGATAAGGTTCCCGAGCTGCTGACTATTATGGGTGACAATTTTAAAACAGATATGCGACCAGATCAATTAACCGGTTTGGTGAGTCAATTGCTGCGCACTGGCGAGCCGGAAGTGAAAGCATTCACGATTGCAGGTGATGGCGAATATATTGATGGTGTATATTACGAAGTGCCAGATGAGAGTGAAGTGGAAGAAGCGAAGCAATTGATTGATGATTGGATGAGCAAGGACGGTCCTGATGCGGCGGAGCAGCCACCTTCTGGTAATGCTGCTGACGGAGATACCGAAACGACCATTCAGCAGTCCGAAGTACGTTAA
- a CDS encoding CBS domain-containing protein — protein MNIAFFLLPKQEVVCVTLNSTLRQTLERMEYHRYTSIPMLDKDGKYVGTITEGDLLWFMRSSGGRVTFENASKFLLSEIPLKRDDKPVSIDANMEDLINLAKVQNFVPVVDDMNRFIGIVRRSQIIEYCEQFVRGGEYAPERNRMSGI, from the coding sequence ATGAATATCGCGTTTTTTCTGCTGCCGAAGCAGGAGGTCGTTTGCGTTACCCTTAATTCGACGCTACGCCAGACGCTCGAACGGATGGAATATCATCGCTATACCTCCATTCCGATGCTCGACAAGGACGGGAAATATGTAGGTACGATCACAGAAGGAGATCTGCTCTGGTTTATGCGAAGCTCCGGTGGCAGAGTTACTTTTGAGAACGCTTCTAAATTTCTATTGTCCGAAATTCCGCTCAAGCGGGATGACAAGCCGGTATCGATCGATGCCAATATGGAAGACCTGATCAATTTGGCCAAGGTACAGAACTTTGTGCCGGTTGTCGATGATATGAATCGGTTTATCGGCATTGTACGCCGTAGTCAGATTATTGAATACTGTGAACAGTTCGTTCGCGGCGGCGAATATGCGCCGGAACGCAACCGTATGTCCGGCATCTAA
- a CDS encoding purine-nucleoside phosphorylase has translation MHQTQHIQEARDYIVKQTGEQTPTIGMILGSGLGGLADEIENPTVIPYENIPHFATSGAFGHANELVIGTLMGKTVVAMKGRLHYYEGFTLDEVTFPVRIMKALGVQQLIVTNACGAVNTGFAPGELMLITDHLNLVGNNPLIGPNNAELGTRFPDLSQTYHPELRKIALQVAQEQNVSLQQGVYAWWTGPAYETPAEIRMIRTLGADAVGMSTVPEAIVAVHGGIQVLGISCLTNMACGILDQPLSHDEVIEVAAKVRTTFVGLIKGVLEQI, from the coding sequence ATGCATCAGACGCAACATATTCAGGAAGCTAGAGATTACATTGTAAAACAAACCGGAGAACAAACGCCGACTATCGGTATGATTCTCGGTTCAGGCTTAGGCGGTTTGGCGGATGAGATTGAGAATCCGACGGTTATTCCATATGAAAATATTCCGCATTTTGCGACTTCCGGTGCTTTTGGTCATGCCAATGAGCTGGTCATCGGTACACTGATGGGTAAAACCGTCGTTGCCATGAAGGGACGTCTTCACTATTATGAAGGCTTTACACTGGATGAAGTTACATTCCCTGTGCGCATTATGAAGGCGCTCGGTGTACAGCAGTTGATCGTCACCAATGCGTGTGGCGCAGTGAATACTGGTTTTGCACCCGGTGAGCTGATGCTGATTACCGATCATCTCAATCTGGTGGGCAACAATCCGTTGATCGGACCAAATAACGCGGAATTGGGTACTCGTTTTCCTGATCTGTCGCAAACGTATCATCCAGAGCTGCGCAAGATTGCTTTGCAGGTCGCTCAAGAGCAAAATGTATCATTGCAGCAAGGTGTCTATGCGTGGTGGACCGGTCCTGCGTATGAAACACCAGCAGAAATCCGTATGATTCGTACGCTCGGTGCGGATGCAGTTGGTATGTCGACCGTACCGGAGGCGATTGTTGCTGTTCATGGCGGCATTCAGGTGCTCGGTATTTCCTGTCTGACTAATATGGCTTGTGGCATTCTGGATCAACCGCTCAGTCATGATGAGGTTATCGAGGTAGCAGCCAAAGTAAGAACGACTTTCGTCGGTCTGATTAAAGGTGTGCTAGAGCAGATCTAA
- the rpsF gene encoding 30S ribosomal protein S6 has product MRNYEVMYILRPEMEQEAVEALTERFKGIITADGEITSHDIQGKRRLAYEIKKIRDGIYVLVNFAATPAVVAELERIMKISDDVIRYLITVDVTK; this is encoded by the coding sequence ATGCGCAACTATGAAGTAATGTACATTCTGCGTCCAGAAATGGAACAGGAAGCGGTTGAAGCGTTGACTGAACGTTTCAAAGGCATCATTACAGCTGACGGTGAGATCACTAGCCATGATATCCAAGGCAAACGCCGTCTTGCGTATGAGATCAAGAAAATTCGTGATGGTATTTATGTTCTCGTGAACTTCGCAGCTACACCAGCTGTCGTTGCTGAGCTTGAGCGTATCATGAAAATTTCTGATGACGTAATCCGTTATCTGATCACTGTAGACGTTACAAAGTAA
- a CDS encoding DUF3343 domain-containing protein, giving the protein MEHTLVMAFDSTQQALRAEMLLEYADIENDMFPTPKQITAGCALSLQFPQQELDTVQQIIRQEQVEIRGIFRPIPNGYEPID; this is encoded by the coding sequence ATGGAGCACACTCTGGTCATGGCGTTTGATTCCACACAGCAGGCACTACGCGCGGAAATGCTGCTAGAATATGCGGATATTGAAAATGATATGTTTCCAACACCGAAGCAGATTACTGCCGGTTGTGCTTTATCATTGCAATTCCCGCAGCAGGAGCTGGATACGGTGCAGCAGATTATCCGGCAAGAGCAGGTGGAGATTCGGGGCATTTTTCGCCCGATTCCGAATGGCTATGAACCGATCGACTAA
- a CDS encoding mechanosensitive ion channel family protein, translating into MNLLQTTLQLFAARWLTNDNAADTAAKEISGFTDKFWTWLTDTGMWTQFAFSAIRIVLIFILTRVAIKLINKVIERSLSGRDKSRIATNPRRLVTIGELSKNVISSVFNFIMIMLILNEFGFNLAPLLAGAGVAGLAISFGAQSIIKDIITGFFIIFEDQFAVGDVIQTGTYKGTVQMVGLRTTRLVSWNGEVNIIPNGSIISVTNFSLSNSLAVVDIPMSMDRSLEDAQQLVLRATQTMKTDRDEVLDVPEVLGIQTLTTGEYSLRIIAKCQPNSRANVERAIHTAVKQQLDADKEEQRLEEERKTAEEAKLAEREAANQAAPQTGVLKTEVTEKRDPNESND; encoded by the coding sequence ATGAATCTATTGCAAACGACATTGCAGCTATTTGCAGCACGCTGGTTAACGAATGATAATGCCGCAGACACAGCAGCAAAAGAAATCAGCGGCTTTACCGACAAATTTTGGACATGGCTCACCGATACGGGAATGTGGACCCAATTTGCCTTTTCGGCGATCCGTATCGTTCTAATTTTTATTCTGACAAGAGTAGCTATTAAACTGATCAACAAGGTGATCGAGCGTTCATTATCTGGGCGGGATAAAAGCAGGATTGCTACCAATCCACGTCGACTCGTTACGATTGGAGAATTGAGTAAAAACGTAATCTCCAGCGTGTTCAACTTTATTATGATCATGCTGATTCTGAACGAATTTGGATTTAATTTGGCACCGTTACTAGCAGGGGCTGGGGTTGCTGGTTTGGCAATCAGTTTTGGTGCGCAGAGTATTATCAAAGATATTATTACCGGATTCTTTATTATTTTTGAAGATCAATTTGCAGTAGGCGATGTGATTCAGACCGGTACATATAAAGGTACGGTACAGATGGTCGGTCTACGTACAACACGGTTGGTCAGCTGGAATGGTGAAGTAAATATCATTCCGAATGGTTCGATTATCAGTGTTACCAACTTCTCGTTATCCAATTCATTAGCGGTTGTTGATATCCCGATGAGTATGGATCGTTCCCTGGAAGATGCGCAGCAGCTAGTTCTGCGCGCAACACAAACGATGAAAACCGATCGCGATGAAGTGCTGGATGTACCAGAAGTACTCGGTATTCAGACGCTGACTACAGGTGAGTATTCCCTACGTATTATCGCTAAATGTCAGCCAAACTCGCGCGCCAATGTGGAGCGTGCCATTCATACAGCAGTGAAGCAGCAACTGGATGCGGATAAAGAAGAACAGCGTCTGGAAGAAGAGCGTAAAACCGCAGAAGAAGCGAAGCTTGCTGAGCGGGAAGCAGCGAATCAAGCAGCACCACAAACTGGTGTATTGAAAACAGAAGTGACCGAGAAGCGCGATCCTAACGAATCGAATGATTGA
- the rpsR gene encoding 30S ribosomal protein S18, translating to MSFNRRESGDGEGRRPGGRRGRNKRRKVCYFTVNKITHIDYKDTDLLRKFISERGKILPRRVTGTSAKYQRMLTTAIKRSRQIALLPYTTE from the coding sequence ATGAGCTTTAATAGACGTGAAAGCGGAGATGGCGAAGGCAGACGTCCAGGTGGACGCCGCGGTCGCAACAAACGCCGTAAAGTGTGTTATTTCACTGTAAACAAAATCACTCACATCGACTATAAAGATACGGACCTGCTTCGTAAATTTATCAGTGAGCGTGGTAAAATCTTGCCGCGTCGTGTGACTGGTACAAGTGCAAAATACCAACGTATGCTGACTACTGCGATTAAACGTTCCCGTCAAATCGCACTGCTGCCATACACTACTGAATAG
- a CDS encoding DUF951 domain-containing protein — protein sequence MERKQFQLGDIVQMKKPHPCGSNEMEIIRMGMDIRIKCVGCKHSVLVPRAKFEKNMKKVLRSVADPEQATSSSE from the coding sequence GTGGAGCGCAAGCAGTTTCAACTGGGGGATATTGTGCAGATGAAAAAACCGCATCCCTGCGGTAGCAACGAGATGGAGATTATTCGCATGGGCATGGATATTCGTATCAAATGCGTAGGCTGCAAGCATAGCGTACTGGTACCACGGGCAAAATTTGAGAAAAACATGAAGAAGGTACTACGATCCGTAGCCGATCCTGAGCAAGCAACGTCATCGAGTGAATAA
- a CDS encoding aromatic ring-hydroxylating dioxygenase subunit alpha has protein sequence MSTRAKSPAEAAQNQLPRDCTFTPEDWYVLSQYWYPIAIADDIQEKPVGVKLLDVKLVCYRSGDDVVVARDLCFHRGAPLSLGWVDHGEIVCPYHGFRYNCEGACTSVPAHPDSKISPKLKLIMYPSIEKYGLIWTCLAGHTEPQIPEFSGWDDPDYVNVLPPSFDIAGSSGRQMEGFLDVSHFAYVHTETFGDRNNTEVPQYKVKRDGNVLLADYWSTVSNYGKGQENPAPEGFMWLRAFRVYPPFAASLTVHFPDDGKLMILNCASPVSARYTRLFCPISRNFDKSVPAEDTIRFNLQVFEEDRAMVEAQTPEDLPLDLTAEAHIPADRTSIAYRQLLTELGLGRHYTS, from the coding sequence ATGAGTACACGTGCCAAATCCCCTGCTGAAGCTGCCCAAAATCAATTGCCTCGCGATTGTACATTTACACCGGAAGACTGGTATGTATTGTCGCAATACTGGTATCCCATTGCTATTGCTGACGACATTCAGGAGAAGCCTGTTGGTGTGAAGCTGCTGGATGTAAAGCTTGTTTGCTATCGTAGCGGCGACGATGTGGTTGTAGCACGCGACCTGTGCTTTCACCGCGGCGCACCGCTTAGTCTAGGCTGGGTAGATCATGGTGAGATTGTATGCCCATACCACGGGTTTCGCTATAACTGTGAGGGTGCCTGCACATCTGTACCCGCACACCCTGATAGCAAGATCTCGCCCAAGCTAAAGCTAATTATGTATCCATCTATTGAAAAATACGGTCTGATCTGGACATGTCTAGCTGGTCATACCGAGCCGCAAATCCCAGAATTCTCCGGCTGGGATGATCCCGATTATGTGAATGTTTTACCGCCAAGCTTTGATATTGCGGGTTCGTCTGGACGTCAAATGGAAGGATTCCTCGATGTATCGCATTTTGCTTATGTACACACGGAGACATTCGGCGACCGTAACAATACCGAAGTTCCACAATACAAAGTCAAACGTGATGGCAATGTGCTGCTTGCCGATTATTGGAGTACGGTGAGCAATTACGGCAAAGGACAAGAAAATCCGGCACCGGAAGGTTTTATGTGGCTGCGTGCCTTCCGCGTATACCCGCCATTCGCCGCTTCGCTGACTGTTCATTTTCCCGATGATGGCAAGCTGATGATTCTGAACTGCGCATCTCCGGTATCGGCGCGCTATACTCGACTTTTCTGCCCGATCTCCCGCAATTTTGATAAAAGTGTTCCGGCAGAGGATACGATTCGCTTCAATCTGCAAGTGTTTGAGGAAGACCGTGCAATGGTCGAGGCGCAAACGCCAGAGGATCTGCCGCTTGATCTGACTGCCGAAGCGCATATCCCCGCAGACCGCACGTCCATCGCATATCGTCAGCTGCTGACCGAATTGGGATTGGGTCGTCACTACACATCTTGA